The following DNA comes from Silurus meridionalis isolate SWU-2019-XX chromosome 14, ASM1480568v1, whole genome shotgun sequence.
tttggACTCGATTGGCTGTTCTTGCCTCTCTTTaggtcagtgtatgtgtgtgtttgtgtacatgcaTATATGTGTTTTGACTGGGCCTCTGCATTCTCTTTCCCCACAGGTGTGCCAGTGCTCATGATGGAGCTGAAAGACAGCTGTGCCAGCGAGGGCAGCCATGAAACAGAAAGCGCTGGCACAGGCAACCTGTCAGGCCCCTTGTCCTGGCATGTGTTTGCCCAACGCAGCACGCTACACGGCCTGCGATACGTTTTCCCACACCGCCGCTCCTCAGCCCTGCGACGCGTTCTCTGGAGTGCAGCTCTTCTGGCCTGTCTCGGCCTGCTAGCGCTGGAGGGTGCGGAACGTGTAGCCCACTTCCTATCGTATCCCCATGTCGCCAGCGTGGGCGCCGTGCCCGCGACGAGCCTAGTGTTCCCGGCCGTCACCGTGTGCAACCTAAATGCTTACCGCTTCACACGTCTCACACGAAATGACCTCTACCATGCAGGAGAACTGCTGGCACTGCTTGACGTACATCTGCATGTACCCGAGCCACACCTGGCCGAGCCCCACGTGCTTGACTTTCTCGCAGAGCACGCCAATTTCAGTGGCTTCCGGCCCAAACCGTTTAGCATGCGCGAGTTCACCGAGCGCGTCGGACATGACCTCCACGAGATGATGCTTTATTGCCGCTATGAGGGCCAGGAGTGCAGCCACCGGGACTTCAAAACCGTGAGTCTCctgattttttttagttttcatttgcAGAGCCAGGAAAAGGCAGACTGATTCTTTTTGAAACCCATGGATGGATTTATAATCAATAGCTCATAACTTTTAGTGGGTTGGGCCACTTAATGGATCATTTTGAATGTTTAATTAACccttggatgaattggaatggaTTATCTGACGTGTTTAACCTTCGTTAGGCGTCCTCACTTACATTAAATACTTACTTACACCTTTATGAGGACTCTAAATGTGCGGGTTGTAAAATGCAGATTGCAGACACAAACCTGTCTGTCATGATACTACAGTAATCCTAAAGTGGCAGCTGTCTCTGATGAAGCATTCCCAATTACCACTATAATggcatgctgtttatttaaagttttcactattaaattgaattgagtgGAACACATAATGAAGAAATGGGGGAATGTGAGTTATGCTGCTCATCTGGAGCTTTTCTAATTTTCCTCGTGCATTTGCAGTCATTTGCTCTTGttatattttagatttctttCATGCAGGCGCCTAAAGATCTGTATActtaataatgcatttatatattagtttttAGTTTCATTTCATACATATAATTTCAAAGACATTATTTCGTACACCAGCCCAACTAGGTATCTAAAAATATTTCTCGAGCTCACTCTGTGTTTTTTGGTAGATGGTTGCTAATGACTTTTCATATTTCAGTTAAAAATTGAATACAAAGGCAAATTGCACTCTCCGATTCTGTTTTTAGcctgtttttcccttttttgtgCGTCATGTCTCATCAAATGTAAAGGGAGATAGAGAGGGAGATGTAAAATGATTGTATGCTGTCTGCTTTGAAGATTCCCCTTTAGAGATAAGTGTGTGTCGGTGTCTGTGCTCCCTTGGGGAGTCTGTCTggctggctgtgtgtgtgtgtgtgtgtgtgtgtgtgtgtgtgtgtgtgtgtgtgtgtgtttggctctGACCCACTTCCACACACAAACTCGTGCAGACCTTGATCTTCTACACGCGTGCAGACCTTGAGCCTGCTCATTTTTCAAGTAGGAAAAAAGAATATTTATGATGACATCACATTTATTGGGAATTACTTAGCAATCAAGAAATTTAGGTGACTTTGACCTTTCATTGATTTGTTGACCTGAATTAAGTACTGCCTAAGGGAGTAAACCATCAGTTATTCTCAGAAGTGTTAAAATGGGAAACTGCAAATTTGGGTAGTGAGTGTGGTCCAGAGAAGTCAAGCTAGAGAATTAGATAGCATTAAAAGCCAGGAAGTTAAGGGTAAGTCTCAAGATGATGCTATAATAACTTATAATCAACTTTAGGTCCATGATTGCGATAcaagtatttgtgtatttggACTCGATTGGCTGTTCTTGCCTCTCTTTaggtcagtgtatgtgtgtgtttgtgtacatgcaTATATGTGTTTTGACTGGGCCTCTGCATTCTCTTTCCCCACAGGTGTGCCAGTGCTCATGATGGAGCTGAAAGACAGCTGTGCCAGCGAGGGCAGCCATGAAACAGAAAGCGCTGGCACAGGCAACCTGTCAGGCCCCTTGTCCTGGCATGTGTTTGCCCAACGCAGCACGCTACACGGCCTGCGATACGTTTTCCCACACCGCCGCTCCTCAGCCCTGCGACGCGTTCTCTGGAGTGCAGCTCTTCTGGCCTGTCTCGGCCTGCTAGCGCTGGAGGGTGCGGAACGTGTAGCCCACTTCCTATCGTATCCCCATGTCGCCAGCGTGGGCGCCGTGCCCGCGACGAGCCTAGTGTTCCCGGCCGTCACCGTGTGCAACCTAAATGCTTACCGCTTCACACGCCTCACACGAAATGACCTCTACCATGCAGGAGAACTGCTGGCACTGCTTGACGACATCTGCATGTACCCGAGCCACACCTGGCCGAGCCCCACGTGCTTGACTTTCTCGCAGAGCACGCCAATTTCAGTGGCTTCCGGCCCAAACCGTTTAGCATGCGCGAGTTCACCGAGCGCGTCGGACATGACCTCCACGAGATGATGCTTTATTGCCGCTATGAGGGCCAGGAGTGCAGCCACCGGGACTTCAAAACCGTGAGTCTCCTGATTTTTTAGTTTCATTTGCAGAGCCAGGAAAAGGCAGACTGATTCTTTTGAAACCCATGGATGGATTTATAATCAATAGCTCATAACTTTTAGTGGGTTGGGCCACTTAATGGATCATTTTGAATGTTTAATTAACccttggatgaattggaatggaTTATCTGACGTGTTTAACCTTCGTTAGGCGTCCTTACTTACATTAAATACTTACTTACACCTTTATGAGGACTCTAAATGTGCGGGTTGTAAAATGCAGATTGCAGACACAAACCTGTCTGTCATGATACTACAGTAATCCTAAAGTGGCAGCTGTCTCTGATGAAGCATTCCCAATTACCACTATAATggcatgctgtttatttaaagttttcactattaaattgaattgagtgGAACACATAATGAAGAAATGGGGGAATGTGAGTTATGCTGCTCATCTGGAGCTTTTCTAATTTTCCTCGTGCATTTGCAGTCATTTGCTCTTGttatattttagatttctttAATGCAGGCGCCTAAAGATCTGTActtaataatgcatttatatattagtttttAGTTTCATTTCATACATATAATTTCAAAGACATTATTTCGTACACCAGCCCAACTAGGTATCTAAAAATATTTCTCGAGCTCACTCTGTGTTTTTTGGTAGATGGTTGCTAATGACTTTTCAtatttcagttaaaaaaattgaatacaAAGGCAAATTGCACTCTCCGATTCTGTTTTTAGcctgtttttcccttttttgtgCGTCATGTCTCATCAAATGTAAAGGGAGATAGAGAGGGAGATGTAAAATGATTGTATGCTGTCTGCTTTGAAGATTCCCCTTTAGAGATAAGTGTGTGTCGGTGTCTGTGCTCCCTTGGGGAGTCTGTCTggctggctgtgtgtgtgtgtgtgtgtgtgtgtgtgtgtgtgtgtgtgtgtgtgtgtgtgtgtttggctctGACCCACTTCCACACACAAACTCGTGCAGACCTTGATCTTCTACACGCGTGCAGACCTTGAGCCTGCTCATTTTTCAAGTAGGAAAAAAGAATATTTATGATGACATCACATTTATTGGGAATTACTTAGCAATCAAGAAATTTAGGTGACTTTGACCTTTCATTGATTTGTTGACCTGAATTAAGTACTGCCTAAGGGAGTAAACCATCAGTTATTCTCAGAAGTGTTCAACTTTAGAGACAAAAATTGGCAATATgaattatataatgttttcaACTATGACtacatgtatataattatgtacaGTACACATATATATGAAGATTAATTACTGGTTAGGATGCCAGATTAGCAGATTTAATTCCATTGTTggacagtaaagaagtaaatgtaatttgttagtgTATTTAAATAGCgtttatctgtactttactgaattatttcgatttggggagacttttacatcactacatttcaaatattttactttttactcatcTACATCAGTCGTTCCTTattatttatgagcggataaaaactcCTCAAACGCGCCGCAATCCAGCAATCAGGGTCGAGCTCGCGCTTTGTTATCGACTTGTTTTAATTGGTGCTTGGTGGTACCTACTTACCACCAACattcagttcagcatcagttcaacagcaagtagaacattttgagaggaataaataatggaagaaacttCTGACGCGAAATCACAACAATACCCGTGGCCTcatctgtattatttttttcaagtcGTTGAAAAGAAGTTCCGTGTTTGATCCGTGTTTGAATCATTAATATGATTCTTTTAATAGATTGgttgctaagagtaacattagagtcttttcacataaagtgAGTTGATAAAAGtcttaaaaaatgataataagcCATAATTAATCCTAGTACTTTGGATGCTTAGTATCCAAactaagtacatttgaagacttttgtacttttactaaagtgaaagtttaaagggacacttttactggagtaaacGTTTCCAATACTGTACCTCTACTTCAACTCAAGTACATGGATTGTGTATTTTAGTATTACTACAGTTTAGTAGTTGCAATGCTGATTTCTCTAAATTGGTGATGCAAAGCCCAAAGACGACTCAGCTGgttgttttttccatttttttcccatgtttgtTCACCTGCCTGGAAAATTGTTTATCTGGTTAAAAAACTTTGGAAATCTCTCATGATGCTGTTCATACATTACCAAACATTTAACTCTATTAAACTCTATTAAATTGAACACTTGGTAtaattaggcttattgattttGCAATAGCAATAACAAATGGCAAAATGAAAACCCACCAAAAGACCAAAAGACAAGAAATTGTGTTATGAAACTATAGACAATAGATAAATCACTTACTTACATGCAAGTGGTTCTAATTCTCCTAGTAGTATTATTTATACAGCTTTTTACAATAACATAGATTAAAtaagtcttttgttttttgagaAACACTTAATGAGAATGTATGAACAGTGTGTTGAACCAACATGTTGAACCCCTGTGTGACAGTGCGCTGACTCTGTAGTTATAGTTAGTAATTACTGTTTTGAGCCTGAGTTTATCTGGCTGTGAGTCATCGCGATTGAATCTACTTTGACTAAAGTGTAGTTTAGTATTAAATGCTGTCACTGCTTCAGAGATCTTGAGTTCTCCTTCAAGGACTTTATGTAGGTGTAATGCATGGGTTTCAAACTCATTTCAAGTAGAGCAAACACTCTTATATCAAAGTCAAGTGGGCCAAAAGCAGAGCAAGAACACATCTTACCTCCtctgaaatgtgtttatttattaacattcgGAATGCACAAATGTATCGAATATCACAGACGTACGGTAGATCACCATCGAAAGAGGTGAACGCGCTTGAATTCat
Coding sequences within:
- the LOC124397148 gene encoding acid-sensing ion channel 2-like — encoded protein: MMELKDSCASEGSHETESAGTGNLSGPLSWHVFAQRSTLHGLRYVFPHRRSSALRRVLWSAALLACLGLLALEGAERVAHFLSYPHVASVGAVPATSLVFPAVTVCNLNAYRFTRLTRNDLYHAGELLALLDVHLHVPEPHLAEPHVLDFLAEHANFSGFRPKPFSMREFTERVGHDLHEMMLYCRYEGQECSHRDFKTVSLLIFFSFHLQSQEKAD
- the LOC124397149 gene encoding acid-sensing ion channel 2-like — protein: MMELKDSCASEGSHETESAGTGNLSGPLSWHVFAQRSTLHGLRYVFPHRRSSALRRVLWSAALLACLGLLALEGAERVAHFLSYPHVASVGAVPATSLVFPAVTVCNLNAYRFTPTPGRAPRA